In Ananas comosus cultivar F153 linkage group 10, ASM154086v1, whole genome shotgun sequence, the following proteins share a genomic window:
- the LOC109716240 gene encoding salicylate carboxymethyltransferase-like, with amino-acid sequence MSRTSLEKVDYPYFQSLLTGLIFNEKHRTYIPTFCPVRRAAGGPGRAGTRFDLVPCPRHRGYGRTGPGSNSRHDRRGKPGLCRALPRLGTNRLLSGHRAVLARSARSCRVWGSGRSSSRNSNLEDPEKRASRGVVWNPPPKTRLKPAKGPPATPSEPRGYRAPTRLPNERVSAVIKASGSRHVPQMRLQDGSEVPLNNKGKIYISHISPPSVFEAYKKQFKRDFSLFLKCRREEVVEGGHMVLTFVARRSSNPSTPLLGSYLWELLAKTLMDMASLGLIEEEKVDSFNLPWYEPSMEEVKNEITIQGLFSIKKIELFEVNLDDNSQEAPRNDHNYNPVDKSAQTMAKTVRAALESVLKSHFGEAIIEKLFERYCFLLEEYYSKNKAEVINILIVLERK; translated from the exons ATGTCACGCACGTCATTAGAGAAGGTTGATTACCCGTATTTTCAGAGTTTATTGACTGGATTGATTTTCAATGAAAAACATAGAACGTACATCCCTACGTTTTGCCCGGTCCGCCGGGCAGCCGGCGGGCCAGGTCGTGCCGGAACCCGGTTCGACCTCGTGCCGTGCCCACGACATCGAGGGTACGGCCGTACCGGGCCTGGCTCGAACTCCCGGCACGACCGGAGAGGAAAACCCGGGCTGTGCCGGGCTTTGCCCAGACTTGGCACGAACCGGCTTCTCTCCGGGCACCGGGCTGTGCTAGCACGGTCGGCTCGGTCGTGCCGGGTTTGGGGTTCCGGGAGGTCTTCTTCCCGGAACTCCAACCTAGAGGACCCGGAAAAACGGGCCTCTAGAGGTGTCGTTTGGAACCCTCCTCCAAAAACCAGGTTAAAACCAG CAAAGGGCCCTCCAGCAACTCCTTCTGAACCTAGAGGCTACCGGGCGCCAACTCGACTACCGAACGAACGCGTTAGCGCAGTTATTAAAGCCTCCGGTAGTCGTCAC GTGCCTCAAATGCGACTACAAGATGGAAGTGAAGTACCTCTCAACAACAAGGGAAAAATCTACATATCACATATTAGCCCACCAAGTGTGTTTGAAGCATATAAGAAGCAATTCAAGAGGGACTTCTCCTTGTTCCTCAAGTGCCGTAGGGAAGAGGTGGTGGAGGGTGGCCACATGGTGTTGACATTCGTGGCAAGGAGAAGCTCCAATCCCTCAACCCCCCTATTGGGTAGCTACTTGTGGGAGCTTTTGGCAAAAACACTCATGGACATGGCCTCACTG GGCCTTATTGAAGAGGAAAAGGTGGACTCCTTCAACTTGCCCTGGTATGAACCATCTATGGAGGAAGTGAAGAATGAGATCACAATCCAAGGCTTATTTTCCATCAAGAAAATTGAACTCTTTGAAGTAAACCTGGATGATAATTCTCAAGAAGCCCCTCGAAATGATCATAATTACAACCCAGTGGACAAAAGTGCTCAAACAATGGCTAAGACGGTTAGAGCTGCTCTTGAATCCGTGCTCAAAAGCCATTTTGGAGAAGCAATTATTGAGAAGCTGTTCGAGAGATACTGCTTCTTGCTTGAGGAGTATTATTCTAAGAATAAAGCTGAAGTGATCAACATACTTATTGTTCTTGAGAGAAAGtag